Proteins co-encoded in one Sulfurimonas sp. HSL1-2 genomic window:
- a CDS encoding DUF4010 domain-containing protein, whose product MEQYFDSRLAHFALTAMFSFLIGLEIKTYRLRFHPTDQEHTFGSARTYTFLGILGYLCWLLGTAPYLVAMAGVTLLFALFYVQQLNKGRPSILFYLAALLVYTIGPLSELFAIWLPSLVFVLMIFLLNAKPRLQALSKSLNAEELETVGKMVLLSAVILPLLPHQPIGTFLPLSPFELWSAVVIVSSISYGGYLAQKYIFRQRGYLIAGLIGGLYSSTATTVVLSRKAAEIGNRRLMTGAIVAASAMMYLRLIVIAVIFTPEVAEALLLPFMLFALAAFAIAAPYALRQSGETVPVEGSVDTNPLELGTAFLFATLFVVMMAVTQLVTAHFGTGGLQLLSFAVGFTDIDPFVLSLLTGHEGLKTPVIVSSVMIAAGSNNLLKAIYAVWFGGFAAGRIAALWLLLLGLSTIGVAFFI is encoded by the coding sequence ATGGAACAGTATTTTGACAGCCGGCTGGCACATTTCGCCCTGACGGCGATGTTCAGTTTCCTGATCGGCCTGGAGATCAAAACCTACCGGCTCCGGTTCCATCCCACCGACCAGGAACATACGTTCGGTTCGGCACGGACCTATACGTTTCTCGGCATCCTCGGCTATCTCTGCTGGCTGCTCGGTACGGCCCCCTATCTGGTCGCGATGGCGGGGGTCACCCTGCTTTTTGCGCTCTTTTACGTCCAGCAGCTCAACAAGGGGCGTCCCTCCATACTCTTCTACCTCGCGGCGCTGCTCGTTTATACCATCGGGCCGCTGTCGGAGCTTTTCGCGATCTGGCTCCCCTCTCTGGTGTTTGTCCTGATGATCTTCCTGCTCAACGCCAAGCCGCGTCTGCAGGCACTCTCCAAAAGCCTCAACGCCGAGGAGCTGGAAACGGTCGGCAAGATGGTACTGCTCTCGGCCGTCATTTTGCCGCTCCTGCCGCATCAGCCTATCGGGACGTTTTTGCCCCTGTCGCCTTTCGAACTCTGGAGCGCGGTCGTGATAGTATCATCGATCTCCTACGGCGGTTACCTGGCCCAAAAATATATCTTCCGCCAGAGGGGTTACCTGATTGCCGGGCTGATCGGCGGGCTCTACTCCAGTACCGCGACGACGGTCGTGCTCTCGCGCAAGGCCGCCGAGATCGGGAACCGGCGATTGATGACGGGGGCTATCGTCGCCGCCTCGGCCATGATGTACCTGCGCCTGATCGTGATCGCCGTGATTTTCACCCCGGAGGTGGCCGAGGCGCTTCTGCTCCCTTTTATGCTCTTTGCCCTGGCGGCCTTTGCGATCGCGGCACCGTATGCCCTGCGTCAAAGCGGGGAGACGGTACCGGTGGAAGGGAGTGTTGATACGAATCCGCTGGAACTGGGGACGGCGTTCCTTTTCGCCACCCTCTTTGTCGTGATGATGGCGGTGACGCAGCTCGTGACGGCCCATTTCGGCACGGGCGGGCTGCAGCTGCTCTCGTTTGCCGTCGGCTTCACCGATATCGATCCTTTTGTCCTGTCGCTGCTGACGGGCCATGAGGGGCTGAAAACGCCGGTGATCGTCTCATCGGTGATGATCGCGGCGGGGAGCAACAACCTGCTCAAGGCGATTTATGCCGTCTGGTTCGGGGGCTTTGCCGCCGGCCGGATCGCCGCGCTCTGGCTGCTGCTGCTCGGGCTGTCGACCATAGGGGTCGCTTTTTTCATCTAG
- a CDS encoding alpha/beta hydrolase yields MKLAGYAVAIAVLLALWGCEAMVFQPDSRLYATPADLNLSYREVHFDSRDGTRLSGWWLEPGNVPRGTVMVVHGNAQNISAHFLGFDWLVRAGYEVFIFDYRGYGTSEGSPALEGAVEDTEAALAYVQAQRRGRVTVIGQSLGGALLFNALARQGTERIALAVFDSTFASLPQAGREALDRSIVGWPLQWGASLTLTDRYDPIGIAPSLAVPKLYLAGSKDSIISPNHSWQLFDASARPRAFWLVQDAGHIAAFNDSRIRARFLAFLRRPAFDPDASAMLIFDTIKQKSE; encoded by the coding sequence ATGAAACTGGCGGGGTATGCGGTTGCGATCGCGGTATTGTTGGCGCTGTGGGGGTGCGAAGCGATGGTGTTCCAGCCCGATTCGCGGCTCTACGCGACGCCGGCGGATCTCAATCTCAGTTACCGGGAGGTGCATTTCGACTCCCGGGACGGTACACGGCTGTCGGGCTGGTGGCTCGAACCCGGCAACGTACCGCGGGGAACGGTGATGGTCGTGCACGGAAACGCGCAGAATATCTCAGCGCATTTTTTGGGGTTCGATTGGCTGGTAAGGGCGGGATACGAGGTGTTCATCTTTGATTACCGGGGGTACGGCACCTCGGAGGGGAGCCCGGCGCTGGAGGGGGCGGTGGAGGACACCGAAGCGGCCCTGGCATACGTGCAGGCACAGCGCAGGGGCAGGGTGACTGTTATCGGGCAGTCGCTGGGGGGCGCGCTGTTGTTCAATGCCCTGGCGCGGCAGGGGACGGAGCGCATCGCGCTGGCCGTCTTCGACAGCACCTTCGCTTCGCTCCCCCAGGCGGGCAGGGAGGCGCTTGACCGCTCTATTGTGGGCTGGCCTCTGCAGTGGGGCGCGTCGCTGACCCTGACGGACCGCTACGACCCCATCGGGATCGCCCCGTCGCTGGCGGTGCCGAAACTCTACCTCGCCGGCTCAAAGGACAGCATCATCTCCCCCAACCATAGCTGGCAGCTCTTTGACGCCTCGGCTCGGCCGCGCGCTTTCTGGCTCGTACAGGATGCAGGACACATCGCCGCTTTCAACGACTCCCGTATCCGGGCGCGCTTTCTCGCCTTTCTGCGCCGTCCGGCTTTTGATCCGGATGCCTCGGCTATGCTGATTTTTGATACAATTAAACAAAAAAGTGAGTAG
- the nuoN gene encoding NADH-quinone oxidoreductase subunit NuoN produces the protein MLEAVNVSFGELNLATLAPMLIAITGALAILVVDLAKSGLHKSFYVMVSLLFLLLDFGSLVDFAGIFTENGTMLGFFNVMLMDGISILSQLIIVGASMLFIPLALTSKRFHEYNYPEYFSLFLFMIAGFQFMVATDNLILVFVGLETASLALYTLIALHNRSKSFEAAVKYFTMGALAAGFYAFGAMIFYAISGSVEIHTIAEVMAADGFSNIGYASIGSVFMLAALGFKVSLVPFHTWTPDVYEGSSAALAGYMSIVPKIAGFVVVMRLFEFMVHSEVVWLQVILYGGVVVTMTAANIWALVQTDVKRMLAYSSISHAGFVLAAILIGTTQANTALFLYWVLFSFTNLGAFTMLWVNRQKHLLPGQSSDHPYEKFAGMVKIMPFAAVLMGLFMLSLAGIPPFGLFWGKLYMISSAVTGGYTVLALIMALNSAIAGYYYLKLIIFMFMKEPVIHGVHEYYMMNASLSLKTIIGIAAFATIFAVITVNPLIEFIATLVYNSGY, from the coding sequence ATGTTGGAAGCTGTCAATGTATCTTTCGGCGAGCTGAACCTCGCCACCCTTGCCCCGATGCTCATCGCGATCACGGGTGCACTTGCAATCCTGGTCGTCGACCTGGCGAAGAGCGGGCTGCACAAGTCCTTCTACGTTATGGTCTCCCTGCTGTTCCTGCTGCTGGACTTCGGCTCCCTCGTCGATTTTGCCGGCATTTTCACGGAAAACGGCACGATGCTCGGATTCTTCAACGTCATGCTGATGGACGGGATCTCCATCCTGTCGCAGCTGATCATCGTCGGGGCTTCCATGCTCTTCATCCCGCTGGCCCTGACGTCGAAACGTTTCCACGAGTACAACTACCCGGAGTACTTCTCACTGTTCCTGTTCATGATTGCGGGCTTCCAGTTCATGGTCGCGACGGACAACCTGATCCTCGTCTTCGTAGGGCTTGAAACGGCGTCGCTGGCGCTCTATACGCTCATCGCCCTGCACAACCGCTCCAAGTCCTTTGAAGCGGCGGTCAAGTACTTTACGATGGGGGCACTCGCCGCCGGCTTCTACGCCTTCGGTGCGATGATCTTCTACGCGATCAGCGGTTCCGTCGAGATCCATACGATCGCCGAAGTGATGGCAGCGGACGGTTTCAGCAACATCGGTTATGCCAGTATCGGCAGCGTTTTCATGCTCGCAGCCCTCGGTTTCAAGGTCTCCCTTGTACCGTTCCATACCTGGACACCGGACGTTTATGAAGGTTCCAGCGCTGCACTGGCGGGCTACATGTCCATCGTACCGAAGATCGCGGGCTTCGTCGTCGTGATGCGTCTGTTCGAGTTCATGGTCCACAGCGAAGTCGTCTGGCTGCAGGTGATCCTCTACGGCGGTGTCGTCGTGACGATGACGGCGGCGAACATCTGGGCGCTGGTCCAGACCGATGTCAAGCGGATGCTCGCGTACAGCTCTATTTCGCACGCCGGTTTCGTCCTTGCGGCGATCCTGATCGGGACGACGCAGGCGAATACGGCGCTCTTCCTCTACTGGGTGCTGTTCAGCTTCACGAACCTCGGCGCCTTTACGATGCTGTGGGTCAACCGCCAGAAGCACCTGCTGCCGGGCCAGAGTTCTGACCATCCGTACGAGAAGTTCGCCGGCATGGTCAAGATTATGCCTTTCGCGGCGGTCCTGATGGGGCTTTTTATGCTCTCGTTGGCGGGTATCCCGCCGTTCGGCCTCTTCTGGGGTAAACTCTATATGATCAGCTCCGCCGTCACGGGCGGCTATACGGTCCTGGCCCTGATCATGGCGCTCAACTCCGCCATTGCCGGCTACTACTACCTGAAACTGATCATCTTCATGTTCATGAAAGAGCCGGTTATCCATGGCGTACACGAGTACTACATGATGAATGCTTCCCTTTCGCTCAAGACGATCATCGGGATCGCGGCATTCGCAACGATCTTCGCGGTCATTACGGTCAACCCGCTGATCGAATTCATCGCGACCCTCGTCTACAACTCCGGGTACTGA
- the miaA gene encoding tRNA (adenosine(37)-N6)-dimethylallyltransferase MiaA has translation MKTIALIGPTASGKSDLALQAAAVTGARILSLDSLSLYKGIDIASAKPTIEERGAIIHYGIDVLTPDQPFDVTTFIDLYRQAHADCAAADVPLIIVGGTSFYLKVLFEGISETPVTDENTRQKVAALLQEHAKAYGMLQRVDPDYMAGIDANDRYRTEKMLTIYLQTGMPPSEWFAAHPPEPVLTDAPLFEIDVPRDVLRERIARRTEKMVASGLIDEVARLEQRYGRTPNAMKAIGIIEVLDYLDGKSTKAEMTQLIMTHTAQLAKRQQTFNRNQFAAKTLLPYEALLPYLTAALSD, from the coding sequence ATGAAAACGATCGCCCTCATCGGACCCACGGCCTCGGGCAAGAGCGACCTTGCCCTTCAGGCCGCCGCCGTCACGGGCGCGCGTATCCTCTCCCTTGATTCCCTCAGCCTCTACAAAGGGATCGACATCGCCTCGGCCAAGCCCACGATCGAAGAGCGCGGAGCGATCATCCACTACGGCATCGACGTCCTGACACCGGACCAACCCTTTGACGTCACGACCTTTATCGACCTCTACCGGCAGGCCCATGCCGACTGCGCCGCCGCCGATGTCCCGCTGATCATCGTCGGCGGCACCTCCTTTTACCTCAAAGTCCTCTTTGAAGGGATCTCCGAGACCCCCGTCACCGATGAGAACACCCGCCAAAAGGTCGCAGCGTTGCTGCAGGAACATGCAAAGGCCTACGGGATGCTGCAGCGCGTCGATCCGGACTATATGGCCGGAATCGACGCCAACGACCGCTACCGTACGGAAAAAATGCTCACGATCTATCTTCAGACGGGGATGCCCCCCTCGGAGTGGTTTGCGGCCCACCCCCCCGAACCGGTCCTCACCGATGCCCCCCTCTTTGAGATCGACGTCCCCCGCGACGTATTGCGTGAGCGTATCGCGCGACGGACAGAGAAGATGGTTGCCTCCGGGCTGATCGACGAAGTCGCCCGGCTGGAGCAGCGGTACGGCCGCACGCCCAACGCAATGAAAGCGATCGGCATCATCGAGGTCCTGGACTACCTTGACGGGAAATCGACCAAAGCGGAGATGACGCAGCTGATCATGACCCACACGGCACAGCTGGCCAAGCGGCAGCAGACCTTTAACCGGAACCAGTTTGCCGCCAAGACCCTGCTGCCGTATGAAGCGTTACTCCCGTACCTCACAGCCGCGCTTTCCGACTGA
- a CDS encoding diguanylate cyclase — protein MLGKISLLAGGWILVVLFSWTWEFYHNKKLDENTMLKTARAFFQQILLTREWNARHGGVYVFADASTPPNPYLKGVLRDIPLEDNRSLTLVNPAYMTRQLSELAENYDGVQIHITSLRPIRPGNAPYPWERTVLESFYEGEKEYGAFFKDGYRYMAPLYTRKSCLQCHGVQGYKVGDIRGAISVTIPHVRAPQLPLGGGHLLIALIGLVIILLVGWRLRRAYRTVEEQSMIDPLTGIANRRHFMKRLKEEYQRERREQQPLTLIMADIDAFKAYNDTYGHIEGDRCLQRVAHTLQKALKRPGDCIARYGGEEFIIMLPNTPLTNAEHFAEALRRRIEALAIPHKSSPAAGVVTASFGVAEIDVNDPDYEAIIRRADALLYEAKKAGRNRVTASV, from the coding sequence ATGCTTGGGAAGATCTCGTTGCTCGCGGGAGGGTGGATACTCGTCGTTCTCTTTTCATGGACGTGGGAGTTTTATCACAACAAAAAGCTCGATGAAAACACCATGCTCAAAACCGCACGGGCCTTCTTCCAGCAGATCCTTCTCACGCGGGAGTGGAATGCACGCCACGGCGGCGTCTACGTCTTCGCCGACGCATCGACACCGCCCAACCCCTACCTCAAAGGTGTACTGCGGGACATCCCCCTCGAAGACAACCGGTCGCTGACCCTCGTGAACCCCGCCTATATGACGCGCCAGCTCTCCGAACTGGCGGAAAACTACGACGGAGTGCAGATCCATATTACCAGCCTGCGCCCGATCCGCCCCGGGAATGCGCCCTACCCCTGGGAACGCACAGTGCTTGAGTCCTTTTACGAGGGGGAAAAAGAGTACGGGGCCTTTTTCAAAGACGGGTACCGTTACATGGCACCTCTGTATACCAGGAAAAGCTGCCTTCAGTGCCACGGTGTGCAAGGCTACAAGGTCGGTGATATCCGCGGCGCCATCAGCGTCACCATCCCCCATGTCAGGGCCCCCCAGCTTCCGCTGGGAGGCGGTCACCTCCTCATTGCCCTGATCGGGCTTGTCATCATTCTACTGGTCGGCTGGCGTCTGCGGCGTGCCTACCGGACCGTTGAGGAGCAGAGTATGATCGATCCGCTCACCGGCATCGCCAACCGGCGCCATTTCATGAAACGTCTGAAAGAGGAGTACCAGCGGGAGCGGCGCGAACAGCAACCCCTGACGCTGATTATGGCGGATATTGACGCTTTCAAAGCCTACAACGATACCTATGGCCATATTGAGGGGGACCGGTGTCTGCAGAGGGTGGCCCATACCCTGCAAAAGGCCCTCAAACGCCCCGGTGACTGTATTGCCCGGTACGGGGGCGAGGAGTTCATCATCATGCTTCCCAATACGCCTCTCACCAATGCCGAGCATTTTGCGGAAGCGCTGCGCCGCCGTATCGAGGCACTGGCAATCCCTCATAAAAGCTCTCCTGCCGCCGGGGTCGTGACCGCCAGCTTCGGGGTCGCTGAAATCGATGTGAACGATCCAGACTATGAAGCCATTATCCGGCGGGCCGACGCTCTGCTTTACGAGGCAAAAAAGGCGGGACGGAACCGCGTCACCGCTTCCGTTTAG
- a CDS encoding DedA family protein, whose protein sequence is MLEALVMTYGYAMIAAGTFLEGETVLVIGGYLAHAGYLELPWVIVSAFAGSFAGDQLYFFIGRRQGTALLEKRPRWQAKSERVRALLQRRQNSVIVGFRFLYGLRTVTPFLLGASGIAPGKFMLLNAAGAALWAVAVALAGYLLGHAVTLFFAEAHRYALYGALFIAFVAMVVWVRRITKRKR, encoded by the coding sequence ATGCTCGAAGCGCTGGTGATGACGTACGGCTACGCGATGATCGCCGCGGGCACTTTTTTGGAAGGGGAGACGGTCCTTGTGATCGGCGGCTACCTGGCCCATGCAGGCTACCTGGAGCTTCCGTGGGTGATCGTTTCCGCCTTTGCGGGCAGTTTTGCCGGGGACCAGCTCTACTTTTTCATCGGGCGCAGGCAGGGGACGGCACTGCTGGAGAAACGCCCCCGGTGGCAGGCAAAATCCGAACGGGTGCGTGCGTTGCTGCAGCGTCGTCAGAACAGCGTGATCGTAGGGTTCCGTTTCCTCTACGGGTTGCGGACGGTGACCCCCTTTCTGCTCGGAGCGAGCGGGATCGCACCCGGCAAGTTCATGCTGCTCAATGCCGCAGGTGCGGCGCTCTGGGCCGTCGCTGTTGCGCTGGCAGGCTACCTGCTGGGGCATGCCGTGACGCTGTTTTTCGCCGAGGCCCACCGTTATGCCCTCTACGGTGCGCTTTTTATCGCCTTCGTTGCGATGGTGGTCTGGGTGCGGCGCATTACTAAACGGAAGCGGTGA
- a CDS encoding NADH-quinone oxidoreductase subunit M: MFDHILSILIFFPALAGMLGFIVSKESIRAYGITVSAIEFVLSLVLWYAYDPAVAGMQFMEQFALVPAFGINYLLGIDGISLFIIILASFFTLIGIASLTETRRVKDMIITLLFLQMTMVGVFAALDAIVFYVFWELSLVPMLYIIGAWGGPLRIYASIKFFLYTFTGSLIMLVGMLFMAYFYFQATGQWSFSILEWYRLVLPENLQLWLFVAFFIGFAIKVPMFPFHTWLPYAHGQAPTIGSVILAAILLKMGTYAFVRFSLPMFPDASVFFMVPVAVLAIIMIIYTAMVAYAQEDIKQVVAYSSISHMGVIILGTFAMNVEGISGSVFLMIGHGVVSGALFLLVGVIYDRRHTKLMSEFGGLAQVMPRYATIFGIMVMASVGLPLTINFVGEFLSLLGFYSQSHIMTLLAGTAIIVGAIYMLSAYKKAFFGDVTKEENKTLKDVNKKELVALIPLVILAVWLGVYPKPVLTPINNSVESIVQLMHEKAISPEAKAAIPNPAETKIAMASVTEVEVDVEREAE; the protein is encoded by the coding sequence ATGTTTGATCATATTCTTTCGATTCTGATTTTCTTCCCGGCACTGGCCGGTATGCTGGGCTTTATCGTGTCCAAAGAGAGCATCCGCGCCTACGGGATCACGGTCAGCGCCATCGAGTTCGTGCTCTCTCTCGTACTGTGGTACGCCTACGACCCGGCGGTTGCGGGCATGCAGTTCATGGAACAGTTCGCTCTCGTCCCGGCCTTCGGCATCAACTACCTGCTGGGGATTGACGGGATCTCGCTGTTCATTATCATCCTGGCTTCGTTCTTCACGCTGATCGGTATCGCGTCGCTGACGGAGACCCGCCGTGTCAAGGACATGATCATCACCCTGCTGTTCCTGCAGATGACGATGGTCGGTGTTTTCGCGGCCCTGGATGCGATCGTCTTCTACGTCTTCTGGGAACTCTCCCTTGTTCCGATGCTCTATATCATCGGTGCCTGGGGCGGACCGCTGCGTATCTACGCGTCGATCAAGTTCTTCCTGTACACCTTTACAGGTTCACTGATCATGCTCGTCGGTATGCTCTTCATGGCGTACTTCTACTTCCAGGCGACAGGCCAGTGGAGCTTCTCGATCCTCGAGTGGTACCGTCTGGTCCTGCCGGAGAACCTGCAGCTGTGGCTCTTCGTGGCCTTCTTCATCGGTTTCGCGATCAAGGTTCCGATGTTCCCGTTCCACACCTGGCTGCCGTACGCCCACGGGCAGGCGCCGACGATCGGTTCGGTTATCCTGGCGGCGATCCTGCTGAAAATGGGGACCTACGCGTTCGTGCGTTTCTCCCTGCCGATGTTCCCGGACGCTTCCGTCTTCTTTATGGTTCCGGTCGCGGTGCTCGCGATCATCATGATCATTTACACGGCGATGGTCGCCTATGCACAGGAAGACATCAAGCAGGTCGTTGCGTATAGCTCCATCTCCCACATGGGTGTCATCATCCTCGGTACCTTCGCAATGAACGTCGAGGGGATCAGCGGTTCGGTCTTCCTGATGATCGGGCACGGGGTCGTCTCCGGCGCGCTCTTCCTTCTGGTCGGCGTCATTTATGACCGCCGCCATACGAAGCTGATGAGCGAGTTCGGCGGCCTGGCCCAGGTGATGCCGCGCTATGCGACGATCTTCGGGATCATGGTGATGGCTTCCGTCGGTCTGCCGCTCACGATCAACTTCGTCGGCGAGTTCCTGAGCCTGCTCGGCTTCTATTCCCAGTCGCATATCATGACGCTGCTCGCCGGTACGGCGATCATCGTCGGTGCGATCTATATGCTCTCCGCCTACAAGAAAGCGTTCTTCGGCGACGTGACCAAAGAGGAGAACAAGACCCTCAAAGACGTCAACAAGAAAGAGCTGGTCGCGCTGATCCCGCTGGTCATCCTTGCGGTCTGGCTCGGGGTCTACCCGAAACCGGTCCTGACGCCGATCAACAACTCGGTCGAATCCATCGTCCAGCTGATGCATGAGAAGGCGATCTCGCCGGAGGCAAAAGCGGCGATCCCTAACCCGGCCGAAACAAAAATCGCCATGGCTTCCGTCACGGAAGTCGAAGTGGACGTTGAAAGGGAGGCAGAATAA
- a CDS encoding plasma-membrane proton-efflux P-type ATPase codes for METDTSDSLQRGLRSKEAEARLAQFGPNTIEEKQVSWAARLLKRFWGPIPWMIETAAVLSLSVQRWEEFAIIMVMLLVNAAVDFYQESKALNAIEVLKKKLARRALVLRDAAWQTIDASHLVPDDIIKIKIGDIVPADAKLLSGSDYIQVDQSALTGESLPVDKKVGDDLYANAIVRQGEMVAHVTGTGSHTYFGKTVGLVAKAEREGRSHFQKMVVRVGNFLILLTLAMIAVIIYHGVQNNEPTVELLIFALVLTISAIPVAMPAVLTVTMAIGAHVLALKEAIVSRLAAIEELAGMDVLCSDKTGTLTQNRMSLADPYVADGFDEEALYVYAALASKEENGDPIERPIFDMIDTRALRDRLKPWELKKFLPFDPVHKRTEGIYEDGECELIVTKGAPQIIIEQSDAHEFDRQKANEQVQLFADKGFRTLGVAFRKCEEDVYHFVGLLPFFDPPRSDSKLAVTEAEANGIDVKMVTGDNIAVATYIARLLSIGEQIEDVRALKGESIEEYLYLSKVLTSAITEAVMPHAAPAEVDAKVREILQKVQRELYNMPIPKGAVKKHESEIIALIEAAHGFAQVYPEDKYFIVDALQKADHIVGMTGDGVNDAPALKKADCGIAVDGATDAARAAADIVLTAPGLYVIVDAIKEARQIFERMKSYTIFRIAETIRVIIFMTLAIVLYDFYPVTALMIIILALLNDIPIMTIAYDNTKVRQRPVRWDMREVFVLASWLGIAGVLSSFTLFWVTMSLMHLPLDFVQSLFFVKLIVAGHGTIFNTRIDEWFFRRPFPSAPLLSASLLSAAAGIVVGVYGFGVMVPIGWSAAAAVGAYAFVWFIFNDVVKMAVLRYYRKRFGIAVI; via the coding sequence ATGGAAACGGACACATCCGACTCACTACAGCGCGGCCTGCGCAGCAAAGAGGCCGAAGCCCGTCTCGCACAGTTCGGGCCCAATACGATCGAAGAGAAGCAGGTCTCCTGGGCCGCCCGGCTCTTAAAACGTTTCTGGGGTCCGATCCCCTGGATGATTGAAACCGCAGCGGTGCTGTCGCTCAGCGTGCAGCGGTGGGAAGAGTTCGCCATCATCATGGTCATGCTGCTCGTCAATGCGGCAGTCGACTTCTACCAGGAGTCGAAGGCGCTCAATGCGATCGAGGTGCTCAAGAAGAAGCTGGCCCGCAGGGCGCTGGTACTGCGCGACGCGGCATGGCAAACGATAGATGCCTCACACCTCGTCCCCGACGACATCATCAAGATCAAAATCGGCGATATCGTTCCGGCCGATGCGAAACTGCTCAGCGGCAGCGACTATATCCAGGTCGATCAGTCCGCATTGACGGGGGAGTCCCTCCCTGTCGACAAAAAGGTCGGAGACGACCTCTATGCCAATGCGATCGTCCGGCAGGGGGAGATGGTCGCCCATGTCACGGGTACGGGGTCGCATACCTATTTCGGCAAAACGGTCGGGCTCGTTGCCAAGGCGGAGCGCGAAGGGCGGAGCCATTTCCAGAAAATGGTCGTGCGCGTCGGGAATTTCCTCATACTGCTGACACTGGCGATGATCGCCGTCATCATTTACCACGGTGTGCAGAACAACGAACCGACGGTCGAGCTGCTGATCTTTGCGCTGGTACTTACAATCTCGGCCATTCCCGTCGCCATGCCCGCCGTCCTCACCGTGACGATGGCCATAGGGGCGCATGTCCTGGCGTTGAAAGAGGCTATCGTCAGCCGTCTTGCCGCGATAGAGGAACTTGCCGGTATGGATGTGCTCTGTTCGGACAAGACGGGGACGCTGACACAGAACCGCATGAGCCTTGCCGATCCCTACGTTGCCGACGGTTTCGATGAAGAGGCCCTGTACGTCTATGCCGCCCTGGCAAGCAAGGAGGAGAACGGCGATCCGATCGAGAGACCGATCTTCGACATGATCGACACCCGGGCGCTGCGGGATCGGCTGAAACCGTGGGAGCTCAAGAAGTTCCTCCCTTTCGACCCCGTCCATAAACGCACCGAGGGGATCTATGAAGACGGGGAGTGCGAACTGATCGTCACCAAGGGGGCGCCGCAGATCATCATCGAGCAGAGCGATGCACACGAGTTCGACCGCCAAAAGGCGAATGAACAGGTCCAGCTGTTTGCGGACAAGGGGTTCCGCACCCTGGGGGTCGCGTTCCGCAAATGCGAAGAGGATGTCTACCACTTCGTGGGCCTGCTCCCCTTTTTCGACCCGCCTCGGAGCGACTCCAAGCTGGCCGTAACGGAGGCCGAGGCGAACGGGATCGACGTCAAGATGGTGACGGGAGACAATATCGCCGTCGCGACCTATATCGCCCGGCTGCTCTCGATCGGGGAGCAGATCGAGGATGTCCGCGCGCTCAAGGGTGAATCGATCGAGGAGTACCTCTACCTCTCGAAAGTGCTGACCTCGGCCATCACCGAGGCTGTGATGCCGCATGCCGCCCCGGCCGAAGTGGATGCGAAAGTACGGGAGATCCTGCAGAAAGTGCAGCGCGAGCTTTACAACATGCCGATACCGAAGGGGGCGGTGAAGAAGCACGAATCGGAGATCATCGCCCTGATCGAGGCGGCGCACGGGTTCGCCCAGGTCTACCCGGAAGACAAGTATTTCATCGTCGATGCGCTGCAGAAGGCCGACCATATCGTGGGGATGACGGGCGACGGGGTGAACGACGCCCCGGCACTGAAAAAGGCCGACTGCGGTATTGCGGTCGACGGGGCGACGGATGCGGCGCGCGCCGCGGCGGATATCGTGCTGACGGCGCCGGGCCTGTATGTGATCGTCGATGCGATCAAGGAGGCAAGACAGATCTTCGAGCGTATGAAGAGCTATACGATCTTCCGTATCGCCGAGACGATCCGCGTCATCATCTTTATGACGCTGGCCATCGTGCTTTACGACTTCTACCCGGTGACGGCGCTGATGATCATCATCCTGGCGCTGCTCAACGACATCCCGATCATGACTATCGCCTATGACAATACCAAAGTAAGGCAGAGACCGGTGCGCTGGGATATGCGGGAGGTGTTCGTCCTGGCGAGCTGGCTGGGGATTGCCGGAGTGCTCTCCTCGTTTACCCTGTTCTGGGTCACGATGTCACTGATGCATCTGCCGCTCGATTTCGTGCAGTCGCTTTTCTTCGTCAAGCTCATCGTCGCCGGGCACGGCACGATTTTCAATACCCGTATCGACGAATGGTTTTTCCGTCGTCCCTTTCCGTCGGCACCGCTGCTGTCGGCATCGCTGCTCAGCGCCGCCGCCGGGATCGTTGTCGGCGTCTACGGGTTCGGTGTGATGGTACCGATCGGATGGAGTGCCGCTGCAGCCGTCGGGGCATACGCTTTCGTCTGGTTCATCTTTAACGATGTCGTCAAAATGGCGGTTTTGCGCTATTATCGTAAACGGTTCGGCATCGCGGTGATCTGA